A part of Desulfobotulus pelophilus genomic DNA contains:
- a CDS encoding ASCH domain-containing protein, translating to MDVLLSIKPEFADKIFSGQKKYEYRKAIFKKDVNRIVVYASNPIKKIIGEFSVRKILVESPETLWRLTGNDSGINKDFFFEYFLNRNIGYAIMVEKASRYHIPIDPKELDDKFTPPQSFKYLNSLD from the coding sequence GTGGACGTCTTGTTATCCATTAAACCTGAATTTGCGGATAAAATCTTTTCCGGTCAGAAGAAATATGAATACCGAAAAGCAATTTTTAAAAAAGATGTAAACCGAATTGTCGTTTATGCATCGAATCCCATAAAAAAGATAATTGGGGAGTTTTCAGTCCGAAAGATACTTGTTGAATCCCCTGAGACCCTATGGAGATTGACCGGGAATGACTCTGGTATCAATAAGGATTTTTTCTTTGAATATTTTTTAAATCGTAACATCGGTTATGCCATTATGGTTGAAAAAGCTTCAAGATATCATATACCAATTGACCCAAAAGAGCTTGATGATAAGTTTACCCCACCGCAGTCGTTTAAATATTTAAATTCATTAGATTAA
- a CDS encoding BRO-N domain-containing protein has translation MTQNLPTTAFTFQDHTVRTLTEEDGSLWFVARDVCDALGISWRGNTLDSIPENWRGMRSFRTPLQNQHGVYGEQDQEFVTINEPALYKLAFRSNKPAAEDFTNWVASEVLPAIRRTGRFSGMAPALATEAPDREDQIRLARKLVTQVNAILRDMPALSRLYQDLGVSVNDVLRTLCVLSPDIHHEAYLQSLRDHDAAARPRN, from the coding sequence ATGACACAGAACCTGCCCACCACTGCTTTCACTTTTCAGGATCACACCGTAAGAACCCTCACCGAAGAAGACGGAAGCCTCTGGTTTGTTGCCAGAGATGTTTGTGATGCCCTGGGCATTTCGTGGAGGGGCAACACACTGGACAGTATTCCGGAAAACTGGAGGGGGATGCGGAGTTTCCGCACCCCCCTCCAGAATCAGCACGGGGTGTACGGCGAACAGGATCAGGAGTTCGTCACCATCAACGAACCCGCCCTGTACAAGCTGGCCTTCCGATCCAACAAACCCGCCGCCGAAGATTTCACCAACTGGGTGGCCTCGGAAGTGCTTCCCGCCATCCGCAGGACAGGCCGCTTTTCCGGGATGGCTCCGGCCCTTGCCACGGAAGCCCCGGACAGGGAAGACCAGATCCGCCTTGCCCGCAAGCTCGTGACGCAGGTGAACGCCATCCTCCGGGATATGCCCGCCCTCAGCCGCCTGTATCAGGATCTGGGCGTTTCCGTGAACGATGTCCTCCGCACTCTCTGCGTCCTCAGCCCGGACATCCACCACGAAGCCTATCTCCAGTCCCTCCGGGATCATGATGCCGCAGCACGGCCGCGGAACTGA
- a CDS encoding BRO-N domain-containing protein codes for MDTAVQVFENREFGQVRIVEGRNGEPWFVATDIARALGYEKPNNAINSHCKKVNKINYPETGHPINIIPEADLYRLIMRSNLESAEKFQDWVVEEVLPSIRRTGAYQIPRNDHPLKILIQQDFWAAECVADMLRVSDDSRLTLCYAIYDRHGLDKSVLPQYTEAPRQRMSASALLKKHNVDMSTIKFNQLMVNNGMLEERERTGASGAVRKFKNLTDLGLAFGENMVSPQNPRETHPMYYEDAFEDLLMTLTMGTSQEP; via the coding sequence ATGGATACAGCGGTACAGGTTTTTGAAAATCGGGAATTTGGGCAGGTTCGCATTGTTGAAGGACGGAACGGCGAGCCGTGGTTTGTGGCAACTGACATTGCAAGGGCGTTGGGTTATGAAAAGCCAAACAACGCAATAAACAGCCATTGTAAAAAAGTCAATAAAATCAATTACCCTGAAACAGGGCACCCAATAAATATTATCCCAGAGGCTGATCTTTACAGGCTCATAATGAGATCAAACCTTGAATCGGCTGAAAAGTTTCAGGATTGGGTGGTTGAAGAAGTCCTCCCCTCCATCCGTCGCACCGGGGCATATCAGATCCCCCGCAACGACCACCCCCTCAAAATCCTGATCCAGCAGGATTTTTGGGCAGCGGAATGTGTTGCCGACATGCTCCGGGTTTCCGATGACTCCCGGCTGACCCTTTGTTATGCCATCTATGACCGCCATGGTCTGGATAAATCTGTACTGCCCCAGTACACGGAAGCACCCCGCCAGCGCATGTCCGCATCGGCCCTTTTAAAAAAACACAACGTGGACATGAGCACCATCAAATTTAATCAGCTCATGGTGAACAATGGGATGCTGGAGGAGCGGGAGCGCACCGGAGCCAGTGGGGCGGTCAGAAAATTCAAGAACCTCACGGATCTGGGTTTGGCTTTCGGCGAGAATATGGTTTCCCCGCAAAACCCCAGAGAAACCCATCCCATGTATTATGAGGATGCCTTTGAGGATCTTCTCATGACCCTGACCATGGGGACATCTCAGGAGCCGTGA
- a CDS encoding AAA family ATPase, with protein sequence MLIEFNVTNYRSFWEPQHLQMTASTAAELKESHTFAPASKETLRLLQSAVIYGPNASGKSNLIKALSFMREMVLQSAQGQEGDAIDASPFLFHESGDSLPGEFEVIFIADGVRYQYGFAVNRQRIVHEWLLAYPQSRAQRWFERSWNEKIRAYDWKFSTSFTGTRKLWQEATRANALFLSTAIQLNNEQMKPVFHWFRKISIIPHNAIMHRAFSVEHCQNEAHKQALLELLNAADLSIRDIRCEKKELEKEDLPPGIPRELREKFLSDFPGGKVVRVFLGHQMEDSDAIVWLPLEEESDGTQKLFDYAGPWLDGLKNGRIFMVDELNNSLHPHILRFILGLFHNAALNRENAQLIFTTHDTSLLDQEIMRRDQIWFMEKDRHNGSRLYPLSDFKPRNTEALERGYLQGRYGAIPFIGEVRF encoded by the coding sequence ATGCTCATCGAATTCAATGTCACCAATTACCGTTCCTTCTGGGAGCCCCAGCACCTCCAGATGACAGCCAGCACCGCAGCGGAGCTGAAGGAAAGCCATACCTTCGCGCCTGCCTCCAAAGAAACGCTGCGACTTCTGCAGTCTGCGGTGATCTATGGGCCGAATGCCTCCGGCAAAAGCAACCTGATCAAAGCCCTTTCCTTTATGCGGGAAATGGTGCTGCAGTCTGCCCAGGGTCAGGAAGGAGACGCCATCGATGCCTCTCCCTTCCTCTTCCATGAAAGCGGAGACAGCCTGCCCGGTGAATTTGAGGTGATCTTTATTGCGGACGGGGTGCGGTATCAATATGGCTTTGCCGTGAACCGCCAGAGGATTGTGCATGAATGGCTGCTGGCCTATCCCCAGAGCAGGGCGCAGCGCTGGTTTGAACGTTCCTGGAATGAAAAGATCCGGGCTTACGACTGGAAATTCAGCACCAGCTTCACAGGCACCAGAAAGCTCTGGCAGGAGGCCACCCGCGCCAATGCCCTTTTTCTTTCCACCGCCATCCAGCTCAACAATGAACAGATGAAGCCGGTTTTCCACTGGTTCCGGAAAATTTCCATCATTCCCCACAATGCCATCATGCACCGGGCCTTTTCCGTTGAACACTGCCAGAACGAAGCGCATAAACAGGCCCTCCTTGAACTGCTGAATGCGGCGGATCTCAGCATCAGAGATATCCGGTGTGAAAAAAAGGAACTGGAAAAAGAAGACCTGCCGCCGGGTATACCCAGAGAACTTCGGGAAAAATTTCTTTCTGATTTTCCGGGAGGAAAGGTTGTCCGGGTCTTTCTGGGCCACCAGATGGAGGATTCCGATGCCATTGTGTGGCTGCCTCTGGAAGAGGAATCGGACGGCACCCAGAAGCTTTTCGACTATGCAGGCCCATGGCTGGATGGCCTGAAGAATGGACGTATCTTTATGGTGGATGAGCTGAACAACAGCCTTCATCCCCATATTTTGCGGTTTATTCTGGGGCTTTTTCACAATGCGGCGCTGAACCGTGAGAATGCTCAGCTCATTTTCACCACCCATGACACTTCCCTTCTGGATCAGGAAATCATGCGGCGGGATCAGATCTGGTTCATGGAAAAGGACAGGCACAACGGCAGCCGTCTCTACCCCCTTTCCGATTTCAAACCCCGCAACACGGAAGCACTGGAAAGGGGTTATCTTCAGGGCCGGTACGGGGCCATTCCCTTTATCGGCGAGGTGAGGTTCTGA
- a CDS encoding RloB family protein encodes MGTDDLHHKRKARQLSSLARERAKRAPYESVLIVCEGEKTEPAYFEAMRKDLRLSSANIRVTGDSGSAPIRVVNYGLEHHKNYDRVFCVFDKDRHGSYQPALDKLKGRSLPKIRAIVSAPCFEFWLLLHFEKTTRNFDTKGSGSICENVIAALRKPRLYPDYAKGHGDACSHLKDRLPQAMKNAREVLAHCEQSQSWETFTEVHLLVDYLQNLKK; translated from the coding sequence ATGGGAACGGACGATCTGCATCATAAAAGAAAGGCAAGACAACTTTCCTCCCTTGCCAGGGAAAGGGCAAAACGCGCCCCCTATGAAAGCGTGCTGATTGTCTGTGAAGGCGAAAAAACGGAGCCTGCGTACTTTGAGGCCATGCGGAAGGATCTGAGGCTGAGCAGCGCCAATATCCGTGTGACGGGAGATTCGGGTTCCGCTCCCATCCGTGTGGTGAATTACGGCCTTGAGCACCACAAAAACTATGACAGGGTATTTTGCGTTTTCGATAAAGACCGGCACGGAAGCTACCAGCCTGCTCTGGACAAGCTGAAAGGCAGAAGCCTTCCGAAAATCCGGGCCATTGTGTCAGCGCCCTGTTTTGAATTCTGGCTGCTGCTGCATTTTGAAAAAACCACAAGGAATTTTGATACAAAGGGAAGCGGCTCCATCTGCGAAAATGTCATTGCCGCCCTCAGAAAACCACGCCTTTATCCGGACTATGCCAAGGGCCATGGGGATGCCTGTTCCCACCTGAAAGATCGTCTGCCTCAGGCCATGAAAAACGCCAGAGAAGTGCTGGCCCATTGTGAACAGTCCCAAAGCTGGGAAACCTTTACGGAGGTGCATCTGCTTGTGGATTATCTGCAAAATCTGAAAAAGTAG